The Oryzias melastigma strain HK-1 linkage group LG6, ASM292280v2, whole genome shotgun sequence genome includes a window with the following:
- the spata2l gene encoding spermatogenesis associated 2-like, producing the protein MHKQPPSSFGQAAEDLLRVYDHALEQQVLERGSSLPCREEKLWKQVEEMLKMGDARETHCLGLDPLQEMEEALQAGAAAGLRRRRANVRVGLKELAQVFEFLEQASLNLYLGPWRKEYKVIKMYSGRFTHYVAPVLSMPQIEKLFGLLGYEYGPSEPQQLLLQPPRVHPGSLNQFLRLSCAFFMARCECHLLWTALRNHPSDGQWELSLVHERRRGNALQVALENTLKKFEVKKRLHIDPDLEEDLYGADLEEMENGNFSLWPVQTPVQPETLRGSAPTKAPDKRSLEELNLPSDEKAGPESRRTCSCLNSPELVIRSLECDSLHDFSCAYFRKCQTRHSVGYVMKRPNGSTEGAAPDSPLGDDPEAPPPQPISFHACCDLTRLDPRVLCHSCSVFHSSSCRDAVVCKGQHAVSPLGVCSCGKESSRNPTVLCRYCGRDYCKDCWYRSPVACDCGQTLDQSTPV; encoded by the exons ATGCACAAACAGCCGCCCAGCAGCTTCGGCCAGGCCGCTGAGGACCTGCTGAGGGTGTACGACCACGCCCTGGAGCAGCAGGTTCTGGAGCGCGGGTCCAGCCTGCCATGCAGAGAGGAGAAGCTTTGGAAGCAGGTGGAGGAGATGCTGAAGATGGGGGATGCTCGGGAGACACACTGTCTGGGTTTGGATCCGCTGCAGGAGATGGAGGAGGCCCTACaagctggagctgcagcaggccTCCGCAGGAGGAGAGCGAACGTACGAGTGGGACTGAAGGAGCTGGCCCAAGTTTTTGAGTTCCTGGAGCAAGCGTCCTTGAATTTGTATCTGGGACCTTGGAGAAAAGAGTACAAAGTCATCAAG ATGTATTCAGGTAGATTCACACACTACGTAGCGCCGGTGCTGTCCATGCCTCAGATCGAGAAACTATTTGGGTTATTGGGGTACGAGTATGGCCCGTCAGAACCCCAACAGCTTCTGCTCCAGCCGCCCAGAGTCCACCCCGGTTCCCTGAACCAGTTTCTGCGCCTGTCATGTGCCTTCTTCATGGCCCGCTGCGAGTGCCATCTCCTCTGGACGGCTCTCAGGAACCACCCCAGCGACGGCCAGTGGGAGCTGAGCCTGGTACACGAGAGACGGAGAGGAAACGCCCTGCAG GTGGCTCTGGAAAACACCCTCAAGAAGTTTGAGGTGAAGAAGCGGCTCCACATAGATCCTGACCTGGAGGAGGACTTGTACGGAGCTGATCTGGAAGAGATGGAGAATGGAAACTTCTCCTTGTGGCCAGTTCAGACCCCAGTGCAGCCAGAGACCCTCAGAGGTTCTGCACCTACGAAAGCTCCAGACAAACGGTCCCTTGAGGAGCTGAACCTCCCATCAGATGAGAAGGCGGGGCCTGAAAGCCGCCGTACCTGCAGCTGTCTGAATTCCCCTGAGCTTGTAATACGATCCCTTGAGTGCGACAGCCTGCACGACTTTTCCTGTGCCTACTTCAGGAAATGTCAAACGCGTCACAGCGTGGGTTATGTAATGAAGCGGCCCAACGGAAGCACTGAAGGAGCTGCACCCGACTCGCCACTCGGAGACGATccagaggctccgcctcctcaaCCAATCAGCTTTCACGCTTGCTGTGACCTCACCAGACTGGACCCTCGGGTTCTGTGTCACAGCTGCAGCGTCTTCCACTCTTCCTCCTGCAGGGACGCCGTCGTCTGCAAAGGCCAGCACGCCGTCAGCCCGCTGGGGGTGTGTTCCTGTGGGAAGGAGTCCAGCAGGAACCCCACGGTGCTGTGCAGGTACTGCGGCAGGGACTACTGCAAGGACTGCTGGTACAGGAGCCCGGTCGCATGCGACTGCGGCCAAACGTTGGACCAGTCGACCCCTGTGTGA